The Halomonas sp. KG2 genome contains a region encoding:
- a CDS encoding efflux RND transporter periplasmic adaptor subunit translates to MLVCKRIFLFWLFTLIWASPLLAQSPPPVIGHYAAITTWSDPLEALGTLSADESVTLSATVTDTIAEINFEDGEQVERGRLLIRLEDAEEQAQLRAAQALNDERRNALGRATQLQQRNLAPRADVEDTQARLRQSQADAQALEARLSNYRLHAPFSGRVGFRNVSIGALVTPGMELVTLDKLDVMKLDFTVPEVFLGRLSNGLKLSATTAAFPDEVFSGEISSIGTRIDPITRSVNVRAEMVNPGLRLRPGMLMEVVVQQRVRNTLVLPEAAIEPSGNRHFAMLINQQDDTSRLERREVIIGERRSGEVEVLEGINAGDLIVIHGLQLARDGQQVRLLGIADEETDIRTLLEADR, encoded by the coding sequence ATGCTTGTTTGTAAACGTATCTTTCTCTTCTGGTTGTTTACCCTGATATGGGCTAGTCCGCTGTTGGCACAGTCGCCCCCTCCAGTTATTGGGCACTACGCCGCCATAACGACTTGGTCTGATCCGCTTGAAGCATTAGGGACACTGAGTGCAGATGAAAGCGTGACACTTTCTGCCACGGTGACCGATACGATTGCCGAGATCAATTTTGAAGATGGCGAACAAGTAGAGCGCGGAAGGCTATTAATTCGTTTAGAAGATGCTGAAGAACAGGCTCAGCTAAGGGCTGCGCAAGCCCTCAATGATGAACGTCGCAATGCGCTAGGCCGAGCCACCCAGTTGCAACAACGCAACCTCGCTCCGCGTGCAGACGTAGAAGACACCCAGGCTCGTTTACGCCAATCACAAGCCGACGCACAAGCGTTAGAGGCCAGGTTGTCAAATTATCGCTTACATGCCCCTTTTAGCGGGCGGGTTGGCTTTCGTAACGTCAGTATCGGTGCATTAGTAACACCCGGCATGGAGCTTGTTACGCTTGATAAGCTAGATGTCATGAAGCTCGACTTTACCGTACCTGAAGTATTTTTAGGGCGTTTATCCAACGGCCTAAAGCTTAGTGCTACTACAGCGGCATTCCCAGACGAGGTCTTCAGCGGTGAGATCTCTAGCATTGGCACCCGCATTGACCCCATCACCCGCAGTGTTAACGTTCGCGCTGAAATGGTAAACCCTGGGCTTCGTCTACGGCCTGGGATGTTAATGGAGGTCGTGGTTCAACAGCGAGTTCGCAACACCCTGGTACTTCCTGAAGCAGCGATCGAACCCAGTGGCAACCGCCACTTTGCGATGCTGATCAACCAACAGGACGACACCTCTCGATTAGAGCGGCGAGAAGTCATCATTGGCGAACGACGAAGTGGTGAAGTAGAGGTGCTGGAGGGTATCAATGCAGGCGACCTAATCGTGATTCACGGATTACAACTCGCACGAGATGGCCAGCAAGTCAGGCTGCTAGGTATCGCTGATGAAGAAACGGATATTCGCACGCTACTGGAGGCTGATCGCTAA
- a CDS encoding NAD(P)/FAD-dependent oxidoreductase, whose protein sequence is MVYDVVVIGAGAAGLMCAAQAGYAGRRVLLVDHANKAGKKILMSGGGRCNFTNLATTPQNFYSENPYFCISALKRYRPEHFVSLIERHGVEYVEKAPGQLFCASSAKDIVSVLLTECEWAGVEVSLSTSISRLERMGDSMRLATSLGSIDAGTVVIATGGLSIPTMGATGFGYDIARQFGLDVLPTRPGLVPFTLSDSWKERAAALSGVSVPCEVGCNGRRFKEPMLFTHRGLSGPSMLQISSVWQPGDTITINLLPSEQAADVLRHARHATPKRQLSTWLGERFPKRFAQALLEWYPDVNLTSPLAEYSNDALDHWAQRLNQWQLKPSGTEGWRTAEVTMGGVSTEAISSKTFAVKDLPQLRLIGEVLDVTGELGGYNFQWAWASGVACGQAC, encoded by the coding sequence ATGGTCTACGACGTCGTCGTCATTGGTGCAGGAGCCGCTGGTTTAATGTGTGCGGCTCAAGCGGGTTACGCGGGGCGTCGTGTACTGTTAGTGGACCATGCCAACAAGGCGGGCAAGAAAATATTGATGTCGGGAGGAGGACGCTGCAATTTTACCAATCTTGCGACTACGCCTCAGAATTTTTACTCGGAAAATCCGTATTTTTGCATTTCTGCGTTAAAGCGTTACCGTCCTGAGCATTTTGTGTCGTTGATAGAACGGCATGGTGTTGAGTATGTGGAAAAAGCCCCAGGCCAGCTCTTTTGTGCGAGCTCCGCTAAAGATATTGTTAGCGTCTTACTCACCGAGTGTGAATGGGCCGGCGTCGAGGTGTCGCTCAGCACGTCAATTTCTAGGCTGGAGCGAATGGGGGATAGCATGCGCTTAGCCACGTCGTTGGGAAGCATAGACGCAGGTACGGTAGTGATTGCGACGGGAGGACTTTCGATACCCACGATGGGAGCGACAGGGTTTGGTTATGATATTGCCCGTCAGTTTGGCTTAGATGTTCTGCCTACCCGCCCAGGCTTGGTGCCGTTTACCTTGAGCGATAGTTGGAAAGAGCGCGCAGCAGCACTTTCTGGGGTCAGTGTGCCATGCGAGGTTGGCTGCAATGGGAGGCGTTTTAAAGAGCCAATGCTATTTACTCATCGTGGCCTGTCAGGCCCATCGATGCTGCAAATTTCCAGCGTTTGGCAACCTGGCGACACGATCACTATTAATTTACTACCAAGTGAACAGGCTGCTGACGTGTTACGTCATGCACGTCATGCGACCCCTAAGCGTCAGCTGTCCACTTGGCTGGGAGAGCGTTTTCCAAAGCGCTTTGCCCAAGCGTTGCTAGAGTGGTACCCAGACGTCAATCTTACCAGCCCTCTGGCTGAGTACAGTAATGATGCGCTTGATCACTGGGCTCAGCGGCTAAACCAGTGGCAGTTAAAACCGTCAGGTACAGAAGGGTGGCGAACAGCTGAGGTAACGATGGGCGGGGTAAGTACGGAAGCGATTTCATCAAAAACATTTGCAGTGAAAGACCTACCGCAGCTTAGGCTTATCGGTGAAGTGCTAGATGTGACGGGGGAATTGGGGGGGTACAACTTTCAGTGGGCTTGGGCAAGTGGTGTTGCTTGCGGGCAGGCATGCTGA
- a CDS encoding YqjK-like family protein has product MTQPNTVNKPPSRAERKAALLAELEQQRIDILVDSDTLTKAASPLDKNWRSLKIPLYVIGGVAALRILRHPGGAMAVGRKALASYMLIRKLKLLAKVAS; this is encoded by the coding sequence ATGACTCAACCCAACACCGTCAATAAGCCTCCCAGTCGAGCCGAACGCAAAGCCGCCTTGTTAGCGGAGCTAGAGCAACAGCGTATCGATATATTGGTTGATAGCGATACGCTTACTAAGGCAGCCTCACCGCTAGACAAGAATTGGCGCAGCCTTAAAATACCTTTGTATGTAATTGGTGGCGTCGCTGCTTTGCGTATTTTGCGCCATCCAGGTGGCGCAATGGCGGTTGGCAGAAAAGCACTGGCTAGCTACATGTTGATACGAAAGCTGAAGCTGCTAGCAAAAGTGGCTAGTTAG
- a CDS encoding phage holin family protein → MALGPTQRVFSAAKRLLKSLIANGETRLRLAVLELEEERARLLTLLLLAGASLLLLLLGVATLTALIVVLFWDTYRLTAIGVSAGVLIALSFLLAVIAIRQAKQHTLLKETLKQLSADRALLEVNEDDSTQHRQ, encoded by the coding sequence ATGGCTTTAGGGCCAACACAACGCGTCTTCTCTGCCGCCAAACGTCTGCTGAAATCATTAATCGCTAATGGTGAGACTCGACTTCGTTTGGCGGTTTTAGAATTAGAAGAGGAGCGCGCTCGTTTATTGACCCTGCTTTTGTTAGCAGGGGCTAGCCTTTTGTTGCTGTTGTTAGGCGTCGCGACACTTACCGCATTGATAGTAGTACTGTTTTGGGACACTTATCGGCTTACTGCGATTGGCGTGAGTGCAGGCGTTCTTATTGCCTTAAGTTTTTTACTAGCGGTTATTGCTATTCGGCAAGCCAAGCAACATACGCTGTTAAAAGAAACGCTTAAACAACTCTCCGCTGACCGAGCCTTGTTGGAGGTGAATGAGGATGACTCAACCCAACACCGTCAATAA
- a CDS encoding DUF883 family protein, whose amino-acid sequence MAKRNTDTSARADQLKEDLRHLSETVEELMNATSKDASGEMRDLRERAEKRLKDTRARLEARGERLYEDTRETLSQQVDCCDRYVHENPWASIGIGAAAGLVVGMLLGRR is encoded by the coding sequence ATGGCTAAACGTAATACTGATACCTCTGCTCGTGCTGACCAGTTGAAGGAAGATCTCCGCCACCTGAGTGAAACCGTCGAAGAGTTAATGAATGCCACGTCAAAAGATGCAAGTGGCGAGATGCGCGACCTTCGTGAACGCGCAGAAAAACGACTGAAAGACACCCGAGCGCGCTTAGAAGCTCGCGGCGAACGACTTTACGAAGACACGCGTGAAACGCTGTCTCAGCAAGTTGATTGCTGCGATCGTTACGTGCACGAAAACCCCTGGGCTAGTATTGGTATTGGTGCCGCTGCTGGTCTAGTGGTGGGTATGCTTCTCGGTCGTCGCTAA
- a CDS encoding phospholipase A yields MVIRKLLLASLIVLLGTESAFAETREEIEARIRALSTELYQLRQQLQQVEDPTESESTPPSKLLPEEMALEDLSERRQFEHESSRNPFAITTHRTNYLFPISYSTNQNSENFRSISADSPPNDVEVKFQFSAKFNLAEDVFGDIGDVYFAYTQRSWWQAYNTDASSPFRETNYEPEIFIDFDNAWSALGWVNTRNRLSFIHQSNGRSDPLSRSWNRVYLESTFQRGDWALSLAPHWRVPESSGDDDNPDIERFVGYGDIRLAKRLNGNHEVAGQLRGNPSAGNYGTQIDYSWPAFNNVRAHLQYYYGYGESMIDYNNRVHRLSIGFSLNPLFSTSGLNR; encoded by the coding sequence ATGGTCATTCGAAAACTGTTGCTAGCTAGTTTAATTGTCTTGTTAGGCACTGAAAGCGCCTTTGCAGAGACACGTGAGGAAATTGAGGCTCGTATACGCGCACTCAGCACTGAACTTTATCAGTTGCGTCAACAGCTGCAACAGGTTGAAGATCCTACAGAAAGTGAGTCAACGCCCCCCTCAAAACTGCTCCCAGAAGAGATGGCGCTTGAGGATCTCAGTGAACGCCGCCAATTCGAGCACGAGTCGTCACGCAATCCGTTTGCGATTACGACTCACCGAACTAATTATCTTTTCCCAATTAGCTATAGCACCAACCAGAACAGCGAAAACTTTCGTAGCATTTCCGCAGACTCTCCACCTAACGACGTCGAAGTGAAATTTCAGTTTAGCGCTAAATTCAACCTCGCAGAGGATGTGTTTGGCGACATTGGCGATGTCTATTTTGCCTACACCCAGCGCAGCTGGTGGCAGGCCTATAATACCGATGCTTCTTCCCCCTTCCGGGAAACTAACTATGAACCTGAAATTTTTATTGATTTTGATAACGCCTGGAGCGCATTAGGCTGGGTAAATACGCGCAATCGCCTCTCCTTCATTCATCAGTCTAACGGCCGTTCAGACCCGCTTTCACGCAGTTGGAACAGAGTTTATCTGGAAAGCACGTTCCAACGCGGTGACTGGGCACTGTCACTCGCTCCTCATTGGCGCGTACCTGAGTCCAGCGGCGACGATGACAACCCAGACATAGAACGCTTTGTCGGTTATGGCGATATCCGCCTGGCAAAACGACTCAATGGCAACCACGAGGTCGCGGGGCAGCTGCGTGGCAACCCAAGCGCGGGTAACTATGGCACTCAAATAGACTACAGCTGGCCTGCATTTAACAATGTGCGTGCCCATCTTCAGTACTACTACGGCTACGGAGAGAGCATGATTGACTACAACAATCGCGTGCATCGTCTCAGCATCGGCTTTAGCTTAAACCCTCTGTTCAGTACGTCAGGGCTGAACCGATAG
- the mscK gene encoding mechanosensitive channel MscK — MVKNALKALLKLCFIYLLFTTAGAVYAQAALLDQVPSEEQLSERLAELESQESELTTEQTQVKEALTAALQGYERLHAVEERIEALEQRVVQAPEILLRLERELNEAEEQSRQLSVDNLSDMPLNQLEAQQAEAVVELQRLQSQLAEVNSQLLAAQTLPERAQQAISDALQRTESLRRQSDEREALLGDRQLSARHDAQLIQWRIERALAEQEVNLNQRELSANSRLRELAQERRELIELQIDQQEQQLNLLQGVIDRQRRLQSEQAIADAAKNDPLIAEGHPVVLNAQQANQALSLELLRTTDRANGIIRENIEAQRQLDHVRQLQRSLNEQIDAIRGSQLLSRILREQRQSLPLVAPRRDLQDEIADLRLKQFDLIRQRDQLRQSDRLATQRLQEAGVDVTPGLVDSLTRLYQSRRELVEQLEQSYGSLLSAAIELQLNQQQLLETTRDLRATIDEQLFWVANSRPLDFNWLRQIPHNLQLEWREGEWRAVLPSQWEGFSWKMLIGTPFILLGVVLVGLRRRIKARLALIHSQIGRLKSDTQLHTTKAVLLNALLALPGPLGLAGIGIGLSEAEGALASSVSPALLQLALSWAVVAWGRRLLVHDGVAERHFTWAPAYTARLRKLLGGFGLALAPVVVIAALSGQMETPLALRPVAIGLFAAGLVAMSWWLALLILAHVPFFGVRLFRLVLGLAMASVPLVLLGLVVWGYEYTALQLVARFAITLYLLGLWVVVEATVVRSLAVAARRLAYRRALARRRAQVQEGAEGGLEVVEEPPLDMEKINSQSLRLSKLILLIGFSALLYLVWSDLLAVLSYLDQVSIWDAQEGDLVGDALSISDVFTSLLVIAITFIMARNLPGLLEVMVLSRLSLKQGSAYAISSLLSYTIVGTGVVMALATLGVSWNKLQWLVAALSVGLGFGLQEIFANFISGLIILFERPIRIGDTITLGNLHGTVSRIRIRATTVTDFDRKEIIIPNKTFVTDQLINWSLSDNVTRVVLTYGVAHGSDLPLVHTLLRQAADENERVLEDPEPQVFCLNYGPHSLNFELRIFVNDLLDRLFAADEVNCRIDELFREAGVRVAFEQMDVWLHRDRGESVKVQSANRLPPDNLS, encoded by the coding sequence GTGGTCAAAAATGCACTGAAGGCACTCCTCAAGCTCTGCTTTATTTATCTATTGTTTACGACTGCTGGTGCCGTATACGCGCAGGCTGCGTTGCTTGATCAGGTCCCTTCTGAGGAGCAGCTATCTGAGCGATTAGCCGAGCTTGAGTCGCAAGAAAGCGAGCTAACCACCGAGCAAACTCAGGTCAAAGAAGCGTTGACGGCTGCGCTACAAGGCTATGAGCGCCTGCACGCGGTTGAAGAGCGCATTGAGGCATTAGAGCAACGGGTTGTCCAAGCGCCCGAAATATTGCTTCGTCTAGAGCGTGAGCTGAACGAAGCGGAGGAACAAAGCCGACAGTTGTCGGTGGATAACCTTAGTGATATGCCACTGAATCAGCTGGAAGCGCAGCAAGCAGAGGCTGTCGTGGAGCTTCAGCGGCTTCAAAGCCAATTAGCCGAAGTTAACTCCCAGCTGTTGGCCGCGCAAACACTGCCTGAGCGCGCTCAGCAAGCAATTTCAGATGCGTTACAGCGCACTGAAAGTTTACGCCGTCAGTCTGATGAGCGAGAAGCCTTGCTGGGTGATCGGCAACTATCGGCACGCCACGATGCACAGTTAATTCAGTGGCGCATTGAGCGAGCCCTTGCAGAGCAGGAAGTAAACCTTAACCAGCGTGAACTAAGTGCCAACAGTCGGCTGCGAGAGTTGGCCCAGGAGCGCCGGGAACTCATTGAGCTGCAAATAGACCAGCAGGAGCAGCAGCTTAATTTATTGCAAGGCGTCATTGATCGTCAGCGGCGGCTACAATCTGAGCAGGCAATTGCTGACGCCGCAAAGAATGATCCACTGATCGCTGAAGGGCACCCTGTGGTGCTCAATGCTCAGCAAGCGAACCAAGCACTGAGCCTTGAACTGTTGCGAACAACGGATAGAGCGAATGGCATTATACGTGAGAATATTGAAGCCCAGCGTCAGTTAGATCATGTACGGCAACTTCAGCGTAGCCTGAACGAACAAATTGATGCTATTCGTGGTAGCCAATTGTTGTCGCGTATTCTTCGAGAGCAGCGCCAGTCGTTACCGTTAGTCGCGCCAAGGCGTGATTTACAAGATGAAATTGCTGATTTGCGTCTCAAACAGTTTGATTTGATTCGGCAGCGTGATCAGTTGCGCCAAAGCGATCGCTTAGCGACCCAGCGCTTGCAGGAAGCAGGGGTTGACGTCACGCCTGGATTGGTGGACTCCCTAACACGCCTTTATCAGTCGCGTCGTGAATTGGTAGAGCAGCTTGAGCAATCTTACGGAAGCCTGCTGAGTGCCGCTATTGAACTTCAACTTAATCAACAACAGCTATTAGAGACGACGCGCGATTTACGGGCGACCATTGATGAACAGCTATTCTGGGTAGCTAATAGCCGTCCTCTAGATTTCAATTGGTTACGACAAATTCCCCACAACCTTCAACTGGAGTGGCGAGAAGGTGAGTGGCGGGCGGTTTTGCCCTCCCAGTGGGAAGGTTTTTCTTGGAAAATGCTGATTGGCACGCCGTTTATTTTGCTTGGCGTGGTTCTGGTTGGGCTGCGTCGGCGAATTAAAGCACGGCTTGCGCTCATTCACTCACAAATTGGTCGACTGAAAAGTGATACTCAGCTGCATACCACCAAGGCGGTGTTGCTAAACGCTCTTCTTGCGTTGCCAGGGCCGTTGGGGTTGGCAGGTATTGGCATAGGCCTAAGTGAGGCTGAAGGCGCACTGGCAAGTAGTGTTTCGCCAGCGCTGCTGCAACTGGCGCTTAGCTGGGCTGTCGTGGCTTGGGGCCGTCGGCTCCTCGTTCATGATGGGGTTGCTGAGCGCCATTTCACCTGGGCACCTGCTTATACAGCGCGGTTGCGTAAGCTGCTGGGTGGTTTCGGACTGGCGTTAGCGCCCGTGGTTGTTATTGCCGCGCTCTCTGGGCAAATGGAAACACCGCTGGCGTTGCGCCCAGTGGCGATAGGGCTGTTTGCCGCGGGCCTGGTGGCAATGAGCTGGTGGTTGGCACTATTAATCCTGGCCCATGTGCCATTTTTCGGAGTGCGACTCTTCCGGTTGGTGTTAGGTCTAGCGATGGCTTCAGTACCGCTAGTACTCCTTGGACTTGTGGTGTGGGGATATGAGTATACGGCGTTGCAGCTGGTTGCTCGCTTTGCAATCACCCTTTACCTGTTGGGCTTGTGGGTCGTCGTTGAGGCTACTGTCGTACGTAGTTTAGCCGTTGCAGCACGGCGGCTAGCTTACCGGCGTGCGCTCGCCAGGCGTCGTGCTCAAGTACAAGAGGGCGCAGAAGGTGGGCTGGAGGTCGTTGAAGAGCCACCTTTGGATATGGAGAAAATTAACTCTCAGTCGTTACGCCTATCAAAGTTGATTTTGTTGATTGGCTTCAGTGCCCTGTTGTATCTGGTGTGGTCAGACCTGCTGGCGGTGCTGAGTTATTTAGACCAAGTGTCAATATGGGATGCACAAGAGGGGGACTTGGTCGGAGACGCACTATCGATTTCCGATGTGTTTACCTCGCTACTTGTGATTGCCATCACGTTTATTATGGCGCGTAACTTGCCTGGCTTGTTGGAAGTAATGGTGCTTTCACGCTTGTCCTTAAAGCAGGGTAGTGCTTATGCCATTAGCTCGCTGCTTTCTTATACCATTGTTGGTACTGGCGTAGTGATGGCATTGGCCACGCTGGGCGTTTCTTGGAATAAATTGCAGTGGCTGGTGGCGGCGCTGAGCGTGGGCTTAGGCTTTGGTCTTCAGGAAATATTTGCCAACTTTATTTCTGGTTTGATCATTCTGTTTGAGCGCCCAATTCGCATTGGTGACACCATCACGCTGGGTAATCTTCATGGCACGGTCAGTCGGATTCGCATCCGAGCGACTACCGTGACCGACTTTGACCGAAAAGAAATTATCATTCCGAACAAAACGTTTGTGACGGATCAGCTCATCAATTGGTCACTTTCGGATAACGTGACCCGCGTGGTGCTGACTTACGGTGTTGCTCATGGGTCTGATCTGCCTTTAGTGCATACATTGCTGCGCCAGGCTGCCGACGAAAATGAACGAGTGTTAGAAGACCCAGAACCTCAGGTTTTCTGCCTGAACTACGGGCCGCACAGCCTAAATTTTGAGCTGCGCATTTTCGTTAACGATTTGCTTGACCGCTTGTTTGCTGCTGACGAAGTTAACTGCCGGATCGACGAGCTGTTCCGTGAAGCGGGCGTTAGGGTGGCCTTCGAGCAGATGGACGTGTGGCTGCACCGCGACCGAGGCGAGTCAGTTAAAGTGCAGTCAGCTAACCGGCTGCCTCCTGATAACCTAAGCTAA
- a CDS encoding TlyA family RNA methyltransferase produces the protein MTQLTRLDQLLVSQGLASSRTRAQRLIRNGRVFLQDGTPLVKPSEKWPLDTPLHIDEDPEERYVSRAGLKLEGVLNALNMRLEGCIVLDVGQSTGGFTDCSLQFGARHVIGVEVGHTQLAECLRDDPRVTCLEGLNARHMASSTALQHAVAKHPIDIAVMDVSFISQTLILPEIAALLPIGGQLLSLVKPQFELAPGALDKRGIVRNASRYTEVEQKIRDACTECGLVISHWQESPITGGDGNREFLLFATKHEEPSV, from the coding sequence ATGACTCAACTAACACGATTAGACCAATTATTGGTCAGCCAAGGGCTGGCCAGTTCACGTACACGCGCGCAGCGATTAATTCGCAACGGTCGCGTGTTTCTTCAAGATGGCACGCCACTCGTAAAACCATCCGAAAAATGGCCGCTGGATACTCCACTTCATATTGATGAAGACCCTGAGGAACGTTACGTTTCCCGTGCAGGATTAAAATTAGAGGGCGTTCTTAACGCTCTAAACATGCGCCTGGAAGGGTGCATCGTGTTAGACGTTGGCCAATCAACGGGAGGTTTTACCGATTGCTCACTTCAATTTGGCGCCCGACATGTTATCGGTGTTGAAGTCGGGCATACCCAGTTAGCCGAGTGCTTACGTGATGACCCGAGAGTCACGTGTCTTGAAGGCTTAAATGCTCGTCACATGGCATCATCGACAGCCCTTCAACACGCCGTGGCTAAACACCCTATCGATATAGCCGTGATGGACGTTTCGTTCATCTCGCAAACCCTGATTTTGCCTGAGATCGCCGCCCTTCTTCCCATTGGGGGGCAACTACTCTCATTAGTAAAGCCACAGTTTGAGTTAGCACCAGGCGCACTGGATAAGCGTGGCATTGTGCGTAACGCTAGCCGCTATACAGAGGTAGAACAAAAGATACGCGATGCTTGCACAGAGTGTGGCCTAGTCATTAGCCACTGGCAGGAAAGTCCGATTACCGGTGGTGACGGTAATCGGGAGTTTTTACTGTTCGCCACCAAACATGAAGAACCAAGCGTTTAA